CCCGCTCTACTGATTTTATGCAGTAGAATAGTGACTTTAATTAAATTGAATTTGAAAAGTAGTAGAATATTGAACTTAAAGAATAAGGAGGAAGGATATGTTTGATTCACCATTTATGTCGCTGCCAGGCATTACACCGCAGGAATATACGTATTTGCAAAGTGCAACTACCGGATTTAGTGAACAACAGTTGAGAGGGTTTTTAATGATTTACAGTAGCAAAAGAAGAAATCCTGATGATATGATTTTGTATTGTATACTTGGTTTTTTTGTACCGGGATTACCACGCTTTTTAGTAAACCAGATCGGAATGGGTGTATTGTACTTTTTTACGGTTGGTTTGTGCTTTATTGGTACGATCATTGACTTGATTAACCATAAAAGTCTGGCCTCCGAGTATAACCAGCGTATGGTTTTCGAAAGCCTGCAAATGGTAAAAATGGGATTTAATAATTAAAATCTATCGTATATTTACGGAATATGAGGTTGTCGGGTTTAATAAAGCATTTGGAGGCATTTGCGCCTTTAAATTACCAGGAGGATTACGATAATTCGGGCTTGATAGTTGGAGATCCGAATGAGGAGATAAAGGGGGCTCTGGTTGCTTTAGACTGTATAGAGAGTGTCATAGATGAGGCCATTTTGCACAATTGCAACCTGATTATCACCCATCATCCTATTGTTTTTAAAGGGCTGAAAAAGATTACCGGCAAAACTTATGTGGAGCGTGTAGTGCTAAAAGCTATAAAAAATAACATTGCTTTGTATGCTATACATACGAATCTGGATCATGTACAGCATGGTGTAAATGGGGTAATTAGCAGCAGACTAGGCTTAAAAAACACAAAAATACTTAGTCCTAAGGGATCTCTTTTAAAAAAGCTGGTTACGTTTTGTCCGGTTGCACAGGCAGACATTGTAAGAGAAGCACTGTTTGCCGCAGGAGCAGGGGATATTTCGAATTACAGTGAATGTAGTTTTAATACGGAGGGATATGGGACCTTTAAAGGGGATGAGGATACAAATCCTTTTGTGGGTGAACCAGGTGTATTGCATCAGGAGCGAGAGGTGAGACTGGAGACTATTTTTAAGGTTCAGGATGAGCGGAAAGTATTGTTGGCCTTGTTAGAGCATCATCCATACGAAGAGGTTGCATACGACATTTATCCGTTGGATAATAAACTGCAAACAGTCGGAGCGGGGATGATTGGTTGGCTGGAAGAAGCGCTTGAGGGCTCGGAGTTTTTAAGACTGGTAAAGCATAATATGGATGCAACTGTGATTCGACATACTCGTTTGTTGCCTAAAAAGATTAGAAAAGTAGCCGTTTGTGGCGGATCTGGAAGCTTTTTGCTGAAAGAAGCTATCGCCGCAGGTGCAGATGCTTTTGTTACGGCAGATTTTAAATACCATGAGTTTTTTGATGCAGATGAAAAAATAGTGATCGCAGATATCGGACACTTTGAAAGTGAACAATTTACATCTGATTTGTTGATAGATATTATTCAAGAAAAATTTCCTAACTTTGCAATCCGTTTAACGGAGCATAACACAAACCCCATAAATTATTTCATTTAATGGAACAAACTGTAGAGCAAAAGCTAAAAGCTTTATACGAATTACAAACCCTGCATACTCAGATTGATAAAATACGTCAGATTCGTGGTGAATTGCCAATGGAAGTTGCCGATTTAGAAGATGATGTTGCAGGCCTGGAAACACGTATACAAAAATTCAAAGGCGAATTGGATGATACTGAAGATGCCATTGTAACACGTAAAAATATGATCAAGGATGCTCAAAACCTGATCAAAAAATATGAGACTCAATTAAAAGATGTTAAAAACAACCGTGAGTACGATGCCTTAACTAAAGAGGTTGAAATACAGACGCTTGAAATTCAGGTTTGTGAGAAGAAGATCAGAGAATTCGGATTCGATATTACTCAAAAAACTGAGATTTATGATAAAGCCCTTGCTGATTTAGAGTCAAGAAGAAAAGATCTTGAGCTTAAGAAAGGAGAGCTGGAAACTATTACTGCTGAAACGGAGAAAGATGAGCAAGGCTTACTTAAAAAAGCAGAGAAAGCAGAAACTTTAATCGATGAGCGCCTTTTAGTAGCTTATAACAGATTGAGAAAAAATGCTAATAATGGTTTAGCTGTAGTAACGATCGACCGTGATTCATGCTCAGGATGCTTCAACCAGATTCCTCCTCAACGTCAGTTGGATATTCGTCAACGTAAAAAAATCATCGTTTGCGAGCATTGCGGAAGGATTTTAGTGGATGAAGCACTTACTCAGGAAGTGGCGCCGGTTTAAAACCAGCTATAAGGAATAGAAAAGGGTCAGAAATATTTTCTGACCCTTTTTTGTATTTTAAATTTACGGTTATACGTAAAGAATAGACTAGAACCGGTAAACAAAGGCATTGATGTGCATACCAGCACCTACCGAAGTAAATAAAGCGTACTCTCCTTTATTCACTTTATAGCCCTCAACCAAGCCTTTTCTTACCAGATCGAGTAGCGTAGGGATTGTGGCTACCGAGCTGTTTCCAAGCCAGGAAATCGTCATTGGCACTAAATTTTTAGGAACAGTATCCAGATCATAAAGCTTAAATAGTCGTTTCATGATAGCTGCGTCCATTTTTCCATTAGCCTGATGAATAAAAACGGTTTTAATGTCCTTTATGCTAATGCCGGCTTTATCTATAGCCATTTTTACAACCTGAGGGACATTTGTTACAGCGAACTCATAAAGCTTTCGTCCATTCATTTTTAGATAGGCATTGCCGCTTTTTTCGTCCGGGTTGTTACTTTTCCCCATCACCAATAAGGAACCGTGGCTAATGGCATGTGTTTGTGTTTTATGGGCAATAATGCCCAGTGGTTCATCACTATCCTGAGCTTCGAAAATTACTGCAGCAGCACCATCTGCAAAGATCATACTATCGCGGTCGTGTGCATCGATAATTCTGGAAAGTGTTTCTGCACCGATCACCATTACACGTTTGGCATCGCCGCTTTGGATGAGGTAATTGGCTTGAATGGCCCCTTGTACCCAGCCTGGACAACCAAAAATAATATCATAGGCAACACAATCCGGGTTTTCTATTTGCAGTGCTTGCTTAATTTTAGCGGCGAGAGATGGAAGAATATCCATACGGTTGCTGCCAATTTTTACATCGCCGAAATTGTGGCAAAATATAATGTGGTCAAGACTTTCTTTATCGATATTGGCGTCGTCAATTGCTCTTTGTGCTGCAATTGCAGCAATATTACTACTTACCTGATCGTCATCAATATAGCGACGCTCATTAATTTCTGTAATTTCTGAGAATTTGCTGATTATTTCACTGTTTTCTTTGTCAAGCTTAGTGCCATTGTCGTAAAACGAGGCATTTAAAAAGGCATTTCCTGAGATAACATTTTGTGGAATATAGCTTCCGGTACCCGTAATAACTGAGTTTAAGTTTGTTTTAATGCCCATTTTGAACCATATACTGTTTTGGTGTACAGTATAAAATTAGAATAAATATATTAGATTAAGAAAAATCGTCAACTAAAAATACGAATAATTCTTTAGGTCCATGAGCGCCGAGTACTAAAGTTTTCTCAATATCGGCTGTTCTGCTTGGTCCGGTAATGGTGCTGATCATTGATGGAATTTGACTTCCATATTTATCCTTGATCATTTTAAATGCGTCTTTTAGGTCCATTACCATTTGACCCTTACGGGCAATTACAATATGGTGGTGTGGAAAGATACTTAGTCTACGGCCAGCTGCGTTTTGATTTGAGACCATTACAGAGCCATTACGGGCAATTAAGGCTTCACATAGGGTTATGCCTACCTCCGCCATTTCAAAGCCTTTATCGGTCTGATAAAAGGGGAATTCGTAGGTAGCGAGCAAGTCTTGTAATTCAGGTTCCCAGCAGTATATTTTTCTCCAATTAAACCTTTCTGCCAGTTGGAGAATATTTTCAATAAATTCTATTCCATTTTCACAGTAAATGAAATTGCCGGAGACAGCAGTAAGTTGCTCTGCAAATAAGATTTCCGGATACTCCCTATGGTCTTCATTCTCGGTATACAGGGGGGTATCTTCTAAGTTG
This is a stretch of genomic DNA from Candidatus Pedobacter colombiensis. It encodes these proteins:
- a CDS encoding TM2 domain-containing protein — its product is MFDSPFMSLPGITPQEYTYLQSATTGFSEQQLRGFLMIYSSKRRNPDDMILYCILGFFVPGLPRFLVNQIGMGVLYFFTVGLCFIGTIIDLINHKSLASEYNQRMVFESLQMVKMGFNN
- a CDS encoding Nif3-like dinuclear metal center hexameric protein; the protein is MRLSGLIKHLEAFAPLNYQEDYDNSGLIVGDPNEEIKGALVALDCIESVIDEAILHNCNLIITHHPIVFKGLKKITGKTYVERVVLKAIKNNIALYAIHTNLDHVQHGVNGVISSRLGLKNTKILSPKGSLLKKLVTFCPVAQADIVREALFAAGAGDISNYSECSFNTEGYGTFKGDEDTNPFVGEPGVLHQEREVRLETIFKVQDERKVLLALLEHHPYEEVAYDIYPLDNKLQTVGAGMIGWLEEALEGSEFLRLVKHNMDATVIRHTRLLPKKIRKVAVCGGSGSFLLKEAIAAGADAFVTADFKYHEFFDADEKIVIADIGHFESEQFTSDLLIDIIQEKFPNFAIRLTEHNTNPINYFI
- a CDS encoding C4-type zinc ribbon domain-containing protein — its product is MEQTVEQKLKALYELQTLHTQIDKIRQIRGELPMEVADLEDDVAGLETRIQKFKGELDDTEDAIVTRKNMIKDAQNLIKKYETQLKDVKNNREYDALTKEVEIQTLEIQVCEKKIREFGFDITQKTEIYDKALADLESRRKDLELKKGELETITAETEKDEQGLLKKAEKAETLIDERLLVAYNRLRKNANNGLAVVTIDRDSCSGCFNQIPPQRQLDIRQRKKIIVCEHCGRILVDEALTQEVAPV
- a CDS encoding ketoacyl-ACP synthase III — translated: MGIKTNLNSVITGTGSYIPQNVISGNAFLNASFYDNGTKLDKENSEIISKFSEITEINERRYIDDDQVSSNIAAIAAQRAIDDANIDKESLDHIIFCHNFGDVKIGSNRMDILPSLAAKIKQALQIENPDCVAYDIIFGCPGWVQGAIQANYLIQSGDAKRVMVIGAETLSRIIDAHDRDSMIFADGAAAVIFEAQDSDEPLGIIAHKTQTHAISHGSLLVMGKSNNPDEKSGNAYLKMNGRKLYEFAVTNVPQVVKMAIDKAGISIKDIKTVFIHQANGKMDAAIMKRLFKLYDLDTVPKNLVPMTISWLGNSSVATIPTLLDLVRKGLVEGYKVNKGEYALFTSVGAGMHINAFVYRF
- a CDS encoding LUD domain-containing protein, whose protein sequence is MQENISSKELMLKKIRKALLERRDNPYPNLEDTPLYTENEDHREYPEILFAEQLTAVSGNFIYCENGIEFIENILQLAERFNWRKIYCWEPELQDLLATYEFPFYQTDKGFEMAEVGITLCEALIARNGSVMVSNQNAAGRRLSIFPHHHIVIARKGQMVMDLKDAFKMIKDKYGSQIPSMISTITGPSRTADIEKTLVLGAHGPKELFVFLVDDFS